Proteins encoded in a region of the Neodiprion lecontei isolate iyNeoLeco1 chromosome 5, iyNeoLeco1.1, whole genome shotgun sequence genome:
- the LOC107219276 gene encoding RNA-binding protein squid: MAAVEYYQNENNEEEETTPTTTMIPGGGGGLGSNAIGGVVQHQQGQQATAGIPGRDDERKLFVGGLSRHTTDKELRDHFGKFGEIESISVKIDPYTGVSRGFAFMVFTNPKTIDKLLTSGEHYINKRKVDPKRVSKKAQHGKIFVGGLTPEITDDDIKTYFGQYGTIVELQAPFDKLKNQRKGFCFVTFDSREVVYKLLKTPKQIINGKEVDVKKVKVNPEASRQGFWGNQGYGYYGGGYGYIPEYANGYQGGYDDSYAAYDYTGYEGYENAGYSTQAKPRGNGQGPRQFQRHQPY; encoded by the coding sequence ATGGCCGCCGTCGAGTATTATCAGAACGAGAATAACGAGGAAGAGGAAACGacgccgacgacgacgatgatacCCGGTGGTGGAGGTGGTCTCGGTTCGAACGCGATCGGTGGCGTTGTCCAGCACCAGCAAGGTCAACAGGCGACCGCCGGTATACCGGGACGTGACGACGAACGAAAGCTTTTCGTCGGCGGCCTGTCGCGTCACACGACCGACAAGGAGCTCCGTGATCATTTCGGTAAGTTCGGCGAGATTGAGAGCATATCTGTGAAGATAGATCCGTACACCGGTGTATCACGTGGCTTCGCATTCATGGTATTCACCAATCCCAAGACAATTGACAAACTTCTTACATCTGGTGAACACTACATCAATAAGCGAAAAGTTGATCCCAAGCGGGTCAGCAAAAAAGCTCAGCATGGCAAGATATTTGTCGGTGGTCTTACCCCAGAAATAACTGACGATGACATAAAGACGTACTTTGGGCAATACGGTACAATCGTTGAACTTCAGGCACCTTTCGACAAGCTTAAGAACCAGCGCAAGGGCTTCTGCTTTGTGACATTTGATTCGCGGGAAGTTGTTTATAAATTACTAAAAACACCGAAGCAGATAATTAATGGAAAGGAGGTAGATGTAAAAAAAGTCAAGGTCAATCCCGAGGCTAGCCGACAAGGGTTTTGGGGTAATCAGGGATACGGCTATTATGGCGGTGGTTATGGTTATATACCAGAGTACGCTAATGGATACCAGGGCGGATACGACGATTCCTACGCCGCCTATGACTACACTGGTTATGAGGGCTATGAGAATGCTGGCTATTCGACACAGGCTAAGCCGCGAGGCAATGGGCAAGGGCCGCGGCAGTTCCAGAGACACCAGCCTTATTAG